From the Verrucomicrobiia bacterium genome, the window CGCCCACGGATCTTTCGCGGGTATTATCGCGTGTCGAGTCGCATCGGTTTTGCAATCAGTCAATTTCTCGGCCGCGTGGTACTGGCGATATTCTTCATTTTGATTTTGACGCCTTTGGCCTTGATTTTCCGAATGCTGGGAAAAGACCCCTTGCGATTGAAGCGCGCGCCAACCGCGACGACTTACTGGCATCAAGCAAAAACTCCCGGTCCACTCGACAAAATGTTTTAATCAACTCCCCTAAGACAACGCGAAGTAGTTTGCTCAGAGCGCCCGCATTATTATATCGCGCAACTCTTCCGGCGTAAGCGAAATGGGATTGGCCTTCATGCTGCTCGCCTTCGCCGCGCGAGTAATTAATTCTTCGGCATCCGACTCAGAAATTCCATAGGTGCGCAATGGCGGAATATTAAGCTCGGAAACCAATTCACGAACCCAGCCGACGCCCTCACGCGCGCTGGCGGCCGGATTTCCCGTGAGCAATCGCGCAACTTCTTCATATCGGCGCAAAGCTCGATTTTGCGGTTCGCGCGATTGCAAAGCCGCCAGATTTTTCTCCATCACCTGTGGCAGCAACGCGGCGCAAACCGCCCCGTGCGGCGCAGAAAACATTCCACCAATCGGGCCAGCCAAACCATGCACCGCGCCAAGCCCCGCATTCGCGAGCGCCATCCCTCCCAACACACTCGCGAGCGACATATCTTCGCGGGCGTCGGCATTGCGCCCATCAGCGAAAGCCACGCGCAATGATCTCGAGGCGCACTTGATCCCTTCCACGCACAACGCGTCAATCATCGGATTGGCGCGCGAGCATACGTAAGGCTCGATGAGTTGCGTCAGCGCATCAAGACCCGTGCTGGCGGTGATGGCCGGCGGAAGCTCATGCGTCAATTCGGGATCAACCAACGCCACGCGCGGCAGCATAAGCGGGCTGCGCAAGCTGACTTTCGCGCGATGCGCGGGCGACGCGAGGACAGCATTGCGCGTGACTTCAGAGCCCGTCCCTGCAGTCGTCGGGATGGCAATGAATGGCAACGGCGCTTTCGTGAGCGGCTGGCCGCGCCCAATGATCTCAAGATAATCGAGCAACTCGCCGCCATTGGTCGCCATCGCGGCAATCGCCTTGCCGGAATCAAGCGCACTGCCGCCACCGATGGCAATGATGACATCGCATTTATTCTCACGCGCAAGAGCTGTCCCGCGCTCAATGATTTCCAAATCCGGTTCGCCGGGAATCGCGAAAGTAATGGCGCTAATTCCGCACGCGCGCAAAAGTTGAAGCAAAGGTTCGGCGCGAGTGCTATCGCGGCCAGTGACAACGAGCGCGCATTGTCCGAATTCGCGGGCGATGTTGCCCGCCTCGCGAATAACTCCGTTGCCGAAGACGATTCGGTTGGCGGTAGCGAATTCAAATTTTTCGGCCATGGTGAAATTATTTGCGGACCTTGGAGCGAATCGCAATTAATCGTTTCATCACACCGTGCAAAT encodes:
- a CDS encoding SxtJ family membrane protein, coding for MKLKLKEDPKEWRKITLLSAAALAVISSLLRWRHHLTTTVWISLLMILAVVMSLAVARPRIFRGYYRVSSRIGFAISQFLGRVVLAIFFILILTPLALIFRMLGKDPLRLKRAPTATTYWHQAKTPGPLDKMF
- a CDS encoding iron-containing alcohol dehydrogenase gives rise to the protein MAEKFEFATANRIVFGNGVIREAGNIAREFGQCALVVTGRDSTRAEPLLQLLRACGISAITFAIPGEPDLEIIERGTALARENKCDVIIAIGGGSALDSGKAIAAMATNGGELLDYLEIIGRGQPLTKAPLPFIAIPTTAGTGSEVTRNAVLASPAHRAKVSLRSPLMLPRVALVDPELTHELPPAITASTGLDALTQLIEPYVCSRANPMIDALCVEGIKCASRSLRVAFADGRNADAREDMSLASVLGGMALANAGLGAVHGLAGPIGGMFSAPHGAVCAALLPQVMEKNLAALQSREPQNRALRRYEEVARLLTGNPAASAREGVGWVRELVSELNIPPLRTYGISESDAEELITRAAKASSMKANPISLTPEELRDIIMRAL